A genomic region of Alnus glutinosa chromosome 11, dhAlnGlut1.1, whole genome shotgun sequence contains the following coding sequences:
- the LOC133882858 gene encoding rust resistance kinase Lr10-like, with amino-acid sequence MTISYFFLFLVFVVGLGEGQNGCDEFPCGSLGPAIRFPFRLNSQPHDCGYPGFNLSCTHRNETVLQLPIFVKFFVKNIDYKSQVIEVYDPDHCFPRQLHTLNLASSPFRILKQDYQNDYALFNCSSKETQSYDYAISCLSGPRHEVRAFPSYKDDISDLPIASCKKMYNLRSISSGVVFGYDNNLQLMWSVPKCRHCEEKGKGCRLKNNSNESETECFTKHTKDVLSKLKITGIIFGSFLLVLAVFALYRVYTYDKAEKENQAKIKLFLEDYKNFKPTRYSYADIKRITNQFTEKLGEGAYGTVFKGKLSNEIYVAVKMILNNTTKENGEEFINEVGTMGRIHHVNVVRLVGFCADGFRRALVYEFLPYSLEKFISSADTKTLFLGWNKLQDIAIGIAKGIDYLHQGCDQRILHFDIKPHNVLLDENFNPKISDFGLAKLCSKDQSAVSMTAARGTMGYIAPEVFSRNFGNVSYKSDVYSFGILLLEVVGGRKNVENKVENTSQVYFPEWIYNFLEQKEDLRVLIEDDEDAKIAKKLAIVGLWCIQWHPASRPSMKIVTQMLEGGNELTMPPNPFGSTNPTRMNLDQKFDVIPEQE; translated from the exons ATGACAATCTCatatttcttcttgtttctggTTTTTGTCGTAGGCCTTGGAGAAGGCCAAAATGGGTGTGATGAATTTCCGTGTGGAAGCCTTGGCCCAGCCATTCGATTTCCATTCCGACTAAACAGCCAGCCGCACGACTGTGGGTATCCTGGGTTTAATCTATCCTGCACTCATAGAAACGAGACGGTGCTCCAGCTGCCCATTTTTGTGAAATTCTTTGTGAAAAATATTGACTACAAATCTCAGGTAATTGAAGTATACGACCCAGATCATTGCTTTCCGAGACAGCTTCATACACTCAATTTGGCTTCCTCGCCTTTCCGAATATTGAAACAAGACTACCAGAATGACTACGCCTTATTCAATTGTTCCTCGAAAGAAACACAATCCTACGACTATGCGATCTCTTGTCTTAGTGGCCCACGCCACGAAGTTCGTGCCTTCCCTTCGTATAAGGATGACATCAGCGATTTGCCCATTGCATCTTGTAAAAAGATGTATAATCTTCGATCAATTTCATCTGGTGTAGTGTTCGGTTATGATAATAATCTGCAATTGATGTGGTCCGTACCAAAGTGCAGACACTGTGAAGAGAAAGGCAAGGGATGTAGATTGAAGAATAATAGCAATGAATCAGAAACGGAGTGCTTCACCAAACATACAAAAG ATGTATTATCCAAGTTAAAGATTACTG GTATCATCTTTGGTTCATTTCTGTTAGTACTAGCGGTCTTTGCTCTCTACCGTGTCTACACCTATGacaaagcagaaaaagaaaatcaagctaAGATCAAATTGTTTTTGGAGgattacaaaaatttcaagccCACCAGATACTCGTATGCCGATATTAAGagaattacaaatcaatttactGAGAAATTAGGCGAGGGAGCTTACGGAACGGTGTTCAAAGGAAAGCTTTCAAATGAAATCTATGTTGCGGTGAAGATGATCCTAAACAATACTACCaaagaaaatggagaagaattcataaatgaGGTAGGGACAATGGGCAGAATTCATCATGTTAATGTAGTTCGCTTGGTTGGCTTCTGTGCTGATGGATTTCGACGAGCTTTAGTTTATGAGTTCTTACCTTATTCACTAGAAAAGTTCATATCTTCGGCGGACACTAAAACTCTTTTCCTTGGTTGGAACAAACTGCAAGACATTGCTATTGGCATAGCAAAAGGAATTGATTATCTTCACCAAGGGTGCGACCAACGAATCCTTCATTTTGATATCAAGCCTCATAATGTTTTGCTAGATGAAAAttttaatccaaaaatttctgattttggtcTTGCCAAGTTGTGCTCCAAGGATCAAAGTGCTGTGTCCATGACTGCTGCCAGGGGTACTATGGGTTACATCGCACCCGAAGTCTTCTCTAGGAACTTTGGGAATGTTTCTTACAAATCAGATGTCTATAGTTTTGGAATTTTATTGCTTGAAGTAGTTGGAGGAAGGAAAAATGTTGAGAATAAAGTGGAGAACACTAGTCAAGTTTACTTTCCAGAATGGATCTACAATTTCTTGGAACAAAAAGAAGACTTACGAGTCCTCATTGAGGATGATGAAGATgctaaaattgcaaaaaaactTGCAATTGTTGGACTTTGGTGCATCCAATGGCACCCAGCGAGTCGTCCTTCTATGAAAATTGTCACCCAAATGTTGGAAGGAGGGAATGAATTAACTATGCCTCCTAATCCATTTGGCTCGACAAATCCCACAAGAATGAATCTAGACCAAAAGTTTGATGTCATCCCAGAACAAGAGTAA
- the LOC133882861 gene encoding phosphatidylinositol 3,4,5-trisphosphate 3-phosphatase and protein-tyrosine-phosphatase PTEN2A-like produces the protein MTENRKFLNTNDLDGFDKRKLPSPGFQVEVVLVDSNGIVTTTPNTETAAKKTDESSGTPPATVDEGASRPTQNKDLKGHDKDDVFSDSEVEETGSSKSRQAEVASAAGGTVINTTSSSETKIDSNQIASLSREIEHISLGNTSSTQMHVDTEPKSDAGGGAVPALEVPNIESEFKAMAADASVFTFGDGEDFESE, from the exons ATGACggaaaatagaaaatttttaAACACCAATGATCTTGACGGATTTGACAAG AGGAAACTGCCTTCCCCGGGATTTCAGGTTGAGGTTGTGTTGGTAGATTCTAATGGCATTGTTACTACAACACCCAACACTGAAACTGCTGCAAAGAAAACAGATGAAAGCTCGGGCACTCCTCCTGCAACAGTTGATGAGGGTGCATCCAGACCAACCCAAAACAAAGACCTGAAAGGTCATGATAAAGACGACGTTTTTTCGGATAGTGAGGTGGAGGAAACCGGTTCTTCAAAGAGCAGGCAAGCAGAAGTAGCTTCTGCAGCAGGAGGAACTGTCATCAATACCACCTCCAGTTCTGAGACTAAGATAGATTCAAATCAAATTGCAAGTTTATCTCGTGAGATTGAACATATATCTCTGGGAAACACTAGCTCAACACAGATGCATGTTGATACTGAGCCTAAAAGTGATGCTGGTGGTGGAGCTGTACCAGCCCTTGAGGTGCCCAACATAGAAAGTGAATTCAAGGCAATGGCAGCTGATGCTTCTGTTTTTACCTTTGGAGATGGTGAGGACTTCGAAAGTGAATAA
- the LOC133881927 gene encoding rust resistance kinase Lr10-like isoform X1, producing MAGRMAFSSRLTTLVVVVLVHQTCSAEDGHQCAPSSCGDIHNISNPFRLQDDPENCGNRNYTLSCENNNTVLYLDAGKYYVRQINYDNYTIRVVDSGIDQVFIPRYFLNLSDFNFRYSQAGRYGELISRSVVFVMCEIPVNSALYLETSTCFRINGSDSEYSSNSSKTHRYVKVGKTNPLDVKDTCQIEGMSLTSWPGNDDRHVSCSDVHNALAYGFELSWHPVMCERICGSRQYCYLDEANHVHCYLQYSLGFLDWAFGVFYLSLLYVIGPHHTLVIVLGTPCVIAFLIYKWCRRHVSMYDAIEEFLQTHNNLMPIRYSYSEIKKMTKSFKDKVGEGGYGTVYKGTLRSGRFVAIKMLGKSKANGQDFINEVATIGRIHHVNVVQLIGFCVQGSSRALVYEFMPKGSLNQYIFSPEESDVLSYKKIYGIAIGIARGIEYLHRGCEMQILHFDIKPHNILLDENFTPKISDFGLAKLYPVDNSIVSLTAARGTLGYMAPELFYKNIGGVSYKSDVYSFGMLLMEMTSKRKNVSAFVEHSSQIYFPTWVYDQLQDGNDIKMEDATKEEKKMIKKMIIVALWCIQMKPSDRPSMSNVLEMLEGEVECLQMPPMPTMSSPERPMMNAGENSNQSCSSIQLDESNQSTQF from the exons atgGCAGGAAGAATGGCCTTCTCTTCTAGACTAACGAcccttgttgttgttgtgcttgTCCATCAAACTTGCAGTGCCGAGGATGGTCATCAATGTGCTCCTTCTTCCTGCGGCGATATCCATAACATAAGCAATCCCTTTCGATTACAAGACGATCCAGAAAACTGCGGCAACCGAAATTATACACTGTCATGTGAGAACAACAATACAGTGTTGTACTTAGATGCCGGAAAATACTACGTGCGACAAATCAATTACGATAACTACACAATCCGAGTGGTAGACTCTGGTATTGATCAGGTATTCATCCCTCGTTATTTTCTAAACCTTAGTGATTTCAATTTTAGGTATTCACAAGCTGGGAGATATGGGGAACTAATATCAAGGAGTGTGGTTTTCGTGATGTGTGAAATTCCGGTGAATTCGGCATTGTATTTGGAGACTTCTACTTGCTTTAGAATTAATGGATCAGACTCAGAGTATTCTTCCAACTCTTCCAAGACGCATAGATATGTCAAAGTCGGCAAAACGAATCCATTGGATGTAAAGGACACGTGCCAAATAGAAGGAATGTCTCTGACATCGTGGCCAGGAAATGATGACCGACATGTTTCCTGTTCAGACGTCCACAACGCATTGGCATATGGTTTTGAGCTTTCATGGCACCCAGTTATGTGTGAAAGAATCTGCGGATCAAGACAATATTGCTACTTGGATGAGGCGAATCATGTTCATTGTTATCTACAGTACTCATTGG GATTCCTAGACTGGGCATTCGGAG TTTTTTATTTGAGCCTACTGTACGTCATTG GACCACACCATACCCTAGTAATTGTACTAGGGACTCCATGTGTGATTGCGTTTTTGATATATAAATGGTGTAGAAGGCATGTATCTATGTATGATGCTATAGAAGAATTTTTGCAAACCCACAACAACCTCATGCCAATAAGATACTCTTACTCAGAAATTAAGAAGATGACCAAAAGTTTCAAAGACAAAGTGGGTGAAGGAGGCTATGGCACTGTATATAAAGGAACGCTTCGAAGTGGCCGTTTTGTAGCTATAAAGATGTTAGGTAAATCCAAAGCTAATGGACAAGACTTTATAAACGAAGTTGCAACCATTGGAAGGATTCACCATGTTAATGTAGTGCAACTTATCGGTTTTTGCGTTCAAGGGTCAAGCAGGGCTCTTGTATATGAATTCATGCCTAAAGGGTCTCTGAATCAGTACATTTTTTCGCCAGAAGAAAGTGATGTCCTAAGCTACAAGAAAATATATGGTATTGCTATAGGAATTGCTCGTGGGATTGAATATTTACATCGAGGATGTGAAATGcaaattttgcattttgatattAAGCCTCACAACATTCTTCTCGATGAGAATTTTACTCCTAAGATTTCTGACTTTGGCCTGGCAAAATTATATCCAGTAGATAACAGCATTGTTTCTTTGACTGCAGCAAGAGGGACATTAGGATATATGGCTCCTGAATTATTctacaaaaacattggaggtGTCTCCTACAAATCTGATGTTTATAGTTTTGGAATGTTATTGATGGAAATGACGAGTAAGAGAAAGAACGTAAGTGCATTTGTAGAGCATTCAAGCCAAATTTACTTTCCTACTTGGGTCTATGACCAATTGCAGGACGGAAATGACATAAAAATGGAAGATGCTAcaaaggaggaaaagaaaatgattaagaaGATGATCATAGTGGCATTATGGTGCATACAGATGAAGCCCAGTGATCGCCCTTCAATGAGCAATGTCTTGGAAATGCTTGAAGGAGAAGTTGAATGCTTACAAATGCCTCCAATGCCCACTATGTCATCGCCAGAGAGACCTATGATGAATGCCGGAGAGAATTCGAATCAAAGTTGCTCGTCAATTCAATTAGATGaatcaaatcaatcaactcaattttaa
- the LOC133881927 gene encoding rust resistance kinase Lr10-like isoform X2 gives MAGRMAFSSRLTTLVVVVLVHQTCSAEDGHQCAPSSCGDIHNISNPFRLQDDPENCGNRNYTLSCENNNTVLYLDAGKYYVRQINYDNYTIRVVDSGIDQVFIPRYFLNLSDFNFRYSQAGRYGELISRSVVFVMCEIPVNSALYLETSTCFRINGSDSEYSSNSSKTHRYVKVGKTNPLDVKDTCQIEGMSLTSWPGNDDRHVSCSDVHNALAYGFELSWHPVMCERICGSRQYCYLDEANHVHCYLQYSLGFLDWAFGVFYLSLLYVIEIKKMTKSFKDKVGEGGYGTVYKGTLRSGRFVAIKMLGKSKANGQDFINEVATIGRIHHVNVVQLIGFCVQGSSRALVYEFMPKGSLNQYIFSPEESDVLSYKKIYGIAIGIARGIEYLHRGCEMQILHFDIKPHNILLDENFTPKISDFGLAKLYPVDNSIVSLTAARGTLGYMAPELFYKNIGGVSYKSDVYSFGMLLMEMTSKRKNVSAFVEHSSQIYFPTWVYDQLQDGNDIKMEDATKEEKKMIKKMIIVALWCIQMKPSDRPSMSNVLEMLEGEVECLQMPPMPTMSSPERPMMNAGENSNQSCSSIQLDESNQSTQF, from the exons atgGCAGGAAGAATGGCCTTCTCTTCTAGACTAACGAcccttgttgttgttgtgcttgTCCATCAAACTTGCAGTGCCGAGGATGGTCATCAATGTGCTCCTTCTTCCTGCGGCGATATCCATAACATAAGCAATCCCTTTCGATTACAAGACGATCCAGAAAACTGCGGCAACCGAAATTATACACTGTCATGTGAGAACAACAATACAGTGTTGTACTTAGATGCCGGAAAATACTACGTGCGACAAATCAATTACGATAACTACACAATCCGAGTGGTAGACTCTGGTATTGATCAGGTATTCATCCCTCGTTATTTTCTAAACCTTAGTGATTTCAATTTTAGGTATTCACAAGCTGGGAGATATGGGGAACTAATATCAAGGAGTGTGGTTTTCGTGATGTGTGAAATTCCGGTGAATTCGGCATTGTATTTGGAGACTTCTACTTGCTTTAGAATTAATGGATCAGACTCAGAGTATTCTTCCAACTCTTCCAAGACGCATAGATATGTCAAAGTCGGCAAAACGAATCCATTGGATGTAAAGGACACGTGCCAAATAGAAGGAATGTCTCTGACATCGTGGCCAGGAAATGATGACCGACATGTTTCCTGTTCAGACGTCCACAACGCATTGGCATATGGTTTTGAGCTTTCATGGCACCCAGTTATGTGTGAAAGAATCTGCGGATCAAGACAATATTGCTACTTGGATGAGGCGAATCATGTTCATTGTTATCTACAGTACTCATTGG GATTCCTAGACTGGGCATTCGGAG TTTTTTATTTGAGCCTACTGTACGTCATTG AAATTAAGAAGATGACCAAAAGTTTCAAAGACAAAGTGGGTGAAGGAGGCTATGGCACTGTATATAAAGGAACGCTTCGAAGTGGCCGTTTTGTAGCTATAAAGATGTTAGGTAAATCCAAAGCTAATGGACAAGACTTTATAAACGAAGTTGCAACCATTGGAAGGATTCACCATGTTAATGTAGTGCAACTTATCGGTTTTTGCGTTCAAGGGTCAAGCAGGGCTCTTGTATATGAATTCATGCCTAAAGGGTCTCTGAATCAGTACATTTTTTCGCCAGAAGAAAGTGATGTCCTAAGCTACAAGAAAATATATGGTATTGCTATAGGAATTGCTCGTGGGATTGAATATTTACATCGAGGATGTGAAATGcaaattttgcattttgatattAAGCCTCACAACATTCTTCTCGATGAGAATTTTACTCCTAAGATTTCTGACTTTGGCCTGGCAAAATTATATCCAGTAGATAACAGCATTGTTTCTTTGACTGCAGCAAGAGGGACATTAGGATATATGGCTCCTGAATTATTctacaaaaacattggaggtGTCTCCTACAAATCTGATGTTTATAGTTTTGGAATGTTATTGATGGAAATGACGAGTAAGAGAAAGAACGTAAGTGCATTTGTAGAGCATTCAAGCCAAATTTACTTTCCTACTTGGGTCTATGACCAATTGCAGGACGGAAATGACATAAAAATGGAAGATGCTAcaaaggaggaaaagaaaatgattaagaaGATGATCATAGTGGCATTATGGTGCATACAGATGAAGCCCAGTGATCGCCCTTCAATGAGCAATGTCTTGGAAATGCTTGAAGGAGAAGTTGAATGCTTACAAATGCCTCCAATGCCCACTATGTCATCGCCAGAGAGACCTATGATGAATGCCGGAGAGAATTCGAATCAAAGTTGCTCGTCAATTCAATTAGATGaatcaaatcaatcaactcaattttaa